In one Hypomesus transpacificus isolate Combined female chromosome 18, fHypTra1, whole genome shotgun sequence genomic region, the following are encoded:
- the LOC124480534 gene encoding oxysterol-binding protein-related protein 2-like has protein sequence MNNEDEFYDAVTGLDSDESYEGVSEASFKDAVVFDGSQQNNGSVPQENGIKKHRTRLPAPMFSRNNFSVWSILKKCIGLELSKITMPIVFNEPLSFLQRISEYMEHTYLINKACSLSDSIERMQAVAAFAVSAVASQWDRTGKPFNPLLGETYELIREDQGFRLVSEQVSHHPPVSAFHAESLTGDFVFHGSIYPKLKFWGKSVEAEPKGIITLELLKHKEVYTWSNPFCCVHNVILGKLWIEQYGTVEIVNHSTGEKCVLNFKPCGLFGKELHRVEGYIQDKSKKKKCVIYGKWTECMWSVDPQTYDLNKKAERKADPKKTKQEEPEGAVNDDADDMPEAQETVAAIPGSTLLWRISSRPAHSTEMYNFTNFAMALNELEPGMEGTLAPTDCRLRPDIRAMENGNMDEASREKERLEDKQRAARKDRAKTEDEWSTRWFQSGTNPYTSSQDWLYTGGYFSRNYTDLPDIY, from the exons ATGAACAATGAGGACGAGTTCTACGACGCCGTCACAG gcttgGATTCGGATGAGTCATACGAGGGAGTGTCGGAGGCTAGTTTTAAAGATGCGGTGGTATTTGACGGCAGCCAGCAGAACAATGGCTCCGTTCCACAAGAGAACGGAATCAAGAAACACAG GACCAGATTACCGGCCCCCATGTTCTCCAGAAACAACTTCAGTGTGTGGAGCATCCTGAAGAAATGCATTGGACTG gagctgtCCAAGATCACCATGCCCATCGTGTTCAATGAGCCTCTCAGCTTCCTCCAGAGGATCTCTGAATACATGGAGCACACTTACCTCATCAACAAAGCCTGCTCGCTGTCTGACTCTATAGAACGCATGCAG gcggtAGCTGCTTTcgctgtgtctgctgtggccTCCCAGTGGGACAGGACTGGAAAACCCTTCAACCCACTACTGGGAGAGACTTACGAACTCatcag AGAGGACCAGGGCTTCAGGCTGGTGTCAGAGCAGGTGAGCCATCACCCTCCAGTCAGTGCCTTCCACGCAGAGAGCTTGACAGGAGACTTTGTCTTCCACGGATCCATCTACCCCAAGCTCAAGTTCTGGGGCAAGAGCGTTGAGGCGGAGCCCAAGGGAATCATTACACTAGAGCTCCTCAA gcaCAAGGAGGTGTACACATGGAGCAATCCCTTCTGCTGTGTCCACAACGTGATCCTGGGCAAGCTGTGGATAGAACAGTACGGCACGGTGGAGATCGTCAACCACAG TACTGGAGAAAAGTGTGTGCTGAACTTCAAGCCTTGCGGCCTGTTTGGGAAGGAGCTGCACAGAGTAGAGGGCTACATTCAAGATAAGAG CAAGAAGAAGAAGTGTGTGATCTACGGGAAGTGGACCGAGTGCATGTGGAGCGTCGACCCTCAGACCTACGACCTCAACAAGAAGGCAGAGAGGAAGGCCGACCCCAAGAAAACCAAGCAG gagGAGCCTGAGGGGGCAGTGAATGATGATGCGGATGACATGCCTGAGGCCCAGGAGACTGTAGCTGCCATCCCTGGCAGCACACTCCTCTGGAGGATCTCATCCCGACCGGCTCACTCCACCGAG ATGTATAACTTCACTAACTTTGCCATGGCGCTGAATGAACTGGAGCCTGGCATGGAGGGCACGCTGGCACCCACAGACTGCCGCCTGCGGCCCGACATCAGAGCTATGGAGAACGGCAACATGG ACGAGGCGAgccgagagaaggagaggttggAGGACAAGCAGAGGGCTgccaggaaggacagggccaaGACAGAGGACGAGTGGTCCACCAG GTGGTTCCAGTCTGGCACTAACCCCTACACCAGCTCCCAGGACTGGCTCTACACTGGAGGCTACTTCAGCAGGAACTACACCGACCTGCCTGACATCTACTGA